The Halarchaeum grantii genome includes a window with the following:
- a CDS encoding DUF5817 domain-containing protein, producing MYAVVGCSDCSMLWVVEGRPERTECPRCGTSKAHAKRKQFVTTEDREHAAEVRASMLANRSGYGEAFADLDSYTEMAERADEAVVDDEEYLDAAGVDAAETRAADERGGGSVSRTERVKEALRELDSPTADDVAAYCEEHGVSESFAREAVERLARRGEASESRGVYRLL from the coding sequence ATGTACGCCGTCGTCGGGTGTAGCGACTGCTCGATGCTCTGGGTGGTCGAGGGACGCCCGGAGCGCACCGAGTGCCCGCGTTGCGGGACGAGCAAGGCGCACGCGAAGCGCAAGCAGTTCGTGACGACCGAAGACCGCGAGCACGCGGCAGAGGTGCGCGCGTCGATGCTCGCGAACCGCTCGGGCTACGGGGAGGCGTTCGCGGACCTCGACTCCTACACGGAGATGGCCGAACGGGCCGACGAGGCCGTCGTGGACGACGAGGAGTACCTCGACGCGGCGGGCGTGGACGCGGCGGAGACGCGCGCGGCGGACGAGCGCGGGGGCGGCTCCGTCTCCCGGACGGAGCGCGTGAAGGAGGCGCTCCGCGAACTCGATTCGCCCACGGCGGACGACGTCGCCGCCTACTGCGAGGAGCACGGCGTCTCCGAGTCGTTCGCCCGCGAGGCCGTGGAGCGCCTCGCGCGACGCGGTGAGGCCTCGGAGTCGCGGGGCGTCTACCGACTGCTCTGA
- the hmgA gene encoding hydroxymethylglutaryl-CoA reductase (NADPH) — protein sequence MSDHDADALAERVRDGDLRLYELEEHADAETAAAARRRLLERETGAALDVTGDYAFDPEAAADSAIENLVGGTQIPFGVAGPVAVDGDAASEAYYLPMATTEGALLASVNRGCSAITAAGGANARVTKRGMTRAPVFRVADVTEGAEVARWVDEHFADLKAAAESTTDHGTLQEVTHYVVGDNVYLRFSYDTADAMGMNMATIATGEACDVVEANTPAELVALSGNLCADKKPAAINAVEGRGRTVTADVHIPRDVVEERFKTTPEAIAEVNTRKNLVGSAKAGSLGFNAHAANVVAAVFLATGQDAAQVVEGSNCITTVEARDDELYASVNLASLEVGTVGGGTKLPTQAEALDVLGVRGGGDPAGSNADELAEVIAAGALAGELSLLAALASRHLSSAHEDLGR from the coding sequence ATGAGCGACCACGACGCCGACGCCCTCGCGGAGCGAGTGCGGGACGGCGACCTGCGCCTCTACGAACTCGAAGAACACGCGGACGCCGAGACGGCGGCCGCCGCGCGCCGTCGCCTCCTCGAACGCGAGACCGGCGCCGCCCTCGACGTCACCGGCGACTACGCCTTCGACCCCGAGGCCGCCGCGGACTCGGCCATCGAGAACCTCGTCGGCGGCACCCAGATCCCCTTCGGCGTCGCCGGCCCCGTCGCCGTCGACGGCGACGCCGCGAGCGAGGCGTACTACCTCCCGATGGCTACCACCGAGGGCGCGCTCCTCGCCTCCGTCAACCGTGGCTGCTCGGCCATCACCGCCGCCGGCGGCGCGAACGCCCGCGTCACGAAGCGCGGGATGACGCGCGCGCCGGTCTTCCGCGTCGCGGACGTCACCGAGGGCGCGGAGGTCGCGCGCTGGGTGGACGAGCACTTCGCGGACCTCAAGGCGGCCGCCGAGTCCACGACGGACCACGGGACGCTTCAGGAGGTCACGCACTACGTCGTCGGCGACAACGTCTACCTGCGCTTCTCCTACGACACCGCCGACGCGATGGGGATGAACATGGCGACCATCGCCACCGGCGAGGCCTGCGACGTCGTCGAGGCGAACACGCCCGCCGAACTCGTCGCGCTCTCCGGGAACCTCTGCGCGGACAAGAAGCCCGCCGCCATCAACGCCGTCGAGGGGCGCGGACGCACCGTCACGGCGGACGTCCACATCCCGCGCGACGTCGTCGAGGAGCGCTTCAAGACGACGCCCGAAGCCATCGCCGAGGTGAACACGCGCAAGAACCTCGTCGGGTCCGCGAAAGCCGGGAGCCTCGGCTTCAACGCGCACGCCGCGAACGTCGTCGCCGCCGTCTTCCTCGCCACCGGGCAGGACGCCGCGCAGGTCGTCGAGGGCTCGAACTGCATCACGACCGTCGAAGCGAGGGACGACGAACTCTACGCCTCCGTCAACCTCGCGTCCCTCGAGGTGGGCACCGTCGGGGGCGGCACGAAGCTCCCGACGCAGGCCGAGGCCCTCGACGTCCTCGGTGTTCGCGGCGGCGGCGACCCCGCCGGCTCGAACGCCGACGAACTCGCCGAGGTCATCGCCGCCGGCGCGCTCGCCGGCGAACTCTCCCTGCTCGCCGCGCTCGCCTCCCGACACCTCTCCTCCGCGCACGAGGACCTCGGGCGCTGA
- a CDS encoding amidohydrolase, translating to MSADADVVFVNGEVHTLGEPDETYEALAVRDGRVSRLDSDYEVDFSVGVETDVVDLGGRVLLPGFVDAHVHFATTGRYRVEADLRDAADRAECVDALREQAPNSEGWVLGWGFDESTWPDGAPTRADLDAVSETRPVAAVRVDMHTAVLNGIALERLDAAMPAGDVRENGRIVEGAVDALYEAIDPSATEMRELLAAAQRHANARGVTAVHDMVRRSNAPAIYREMAAEGDLSVRVRLNYWADHLDALEELGARTNHGSEWVETGAVKTFTDGSLGAGTAKLSEPYADSGGTGQWVVEPDELREIVRRADAAGLQVAAHAIGDEAIEAVLDAYETETPNPGEMRHRIEHAELATDAQIERLAELGVVASMQPNFHRWTGADGLYAARLGAERRRGTNRFREFADAGAHLAFSSDSMPLDPLYGVAFAVDPPTGEALSVTEALRAYTAGGAYAGFSEDRRGALAVGSDADLVALDGSPWEADELTDIDVAMTVVDGDVVYDARP from the coding sequence ATGAGCGCGGACGCGGACGTCGTCTTCGTGAACGGCGAGGTCCACACGCTTGGGGAACCGGACGAGACGTACGAGGCGCTCGCGGTGCGCGACGGCCGCGTGTCGCGTCTCGACTCCGACTACGAGGTCGACTTCTCCGTGGGCGTCGAGACGGACGTCGTCGACCTCGGGGGACGCGTCCTCCTCCCGGGGTTCGTGGACGCGCACGTCCACTTCGCGACGACCGGCCGCTACCGCGTCGAAGCCGACCTCCGGGACGCGGCCGACCGCGCGGAGTGCGTCGACGCGCTCCGCGAGCAGGCCCCCAACTCGGAGGGGTGGGTGCTCGGCTGGGGGTTCGACGAGTCGACGTGGCCGGACGGTGCGCCGACGCGCGCGGACCTCGACGCGGTGAGCGAGACGCGCCCCGTCGCGGCCGTCCGCGTGGACATGCACACCGCCGTCCTGAACGGCATCGCGCTCGAACGCCTCGACGCGGCGATGCCGGCGGGCGACGTCCGCGAGAACGGCCGAATCGTCGAGGGCGCAGTGGACGCCCTCTACGAGGCCATCGACCCGTCGGCGACGGAGATGCGCGAGCTGCTCGCGGCCGCCCAGCGCCACGCGAACGCGCGCGGCGTGACGGCCGTCCACGACATGGTGCGGCGCTCGAACGCCCCGGCGATCTACCGCGAGATGGCGGCCGAGGGCGACCTCTCGGTGCGCGTGCGCCTGAACTACTGGGCCGACCACCTCGACGCGCTCGAGGAGCTCGGCGCGCGCACGAATCACGGGAGCGAGTGGGTGGAGACTGGGGCCGTCAAGACGTTCACGGACGGGAGTCTCGGCGCGGGCACCGCGAAGCTCTCGGAGCCGTACGCCGATTCGGGGGGGACGGGTCAGTGGGTGGTCGAGCCGGACGAACTCCGCGAGATCGTGCGGCGCGCGGACGCCGCCGGCCTGCAGGTCGCGGCGCACGCGATCGGCGACGAGGCCATCGAGGCCGTCCTCGACGCCTACGAGACGGAGACGCCGAATCCGGGGGAGATGCGCCACCGGATCGAGCACGCGGAGCTCGCGACGGACGCGCAGATCGAGCGGCTCGCCGAGCTCGGCGTCGTCGCGTCGATGCAGCCGAACTTCCACCGGTGGACGGGCGCGGACGGCCTCTACGCGGCGCGCCTCGGTGCGGAGCGCCGTCGGGGGACGAACCGCTTCCGGGAGTTCGCGGACGCGGGCGCGCACCTCGCGTTCTCCAGCGACTCGATGCCGCTCGACCCGCTCTACGGCGTCGCGTTCGCGGTCGACCCGCCGACGGGCGAGGCGCTCTCGGTGACGGAGGCGCTGCGCGCGTACACGGCGGGCGGCGCGTACGCTGGCTTCAGCGAGGACCGCCGGGGCGCGCTCGCGGTCGGGTCGGACGCCGACCTCGTCGCCCTCGACGGGTCGCCGTGGGAGGCCGACGAACTCACCGACATAGACGTCGCGATGACGGTGGTGGACGGCGACGTCGTCTACGACGCGCGCCCGTAG
- the nadA gene encoding quinolinate synthase NadA has product METTEVDSELSLFKYGNLEALPSDYRDLSETERGQRIAAAREALGDDVLVLGHNYQRREIVEHADHVGDSYQLSEYAAESDAEHVVFCGVTFMAESADLLTGAEQTVHLPSMEASCPMAGMAEALQVDAAWERIERATEGDVVPVTYMNSYADLKAFCAEHGGLVCTSSNADAAFEWALSRGDTVVFLPDKHLGRNTANAMGLDSVVEFDPWADESSGALDDADVVLWDGYCQVHERFTADHVAAARDAHPEATVVVHPECRPEVVAAADETGSTATITEAVADAGPEETVVVGTEIHLVEHLDRWHETDVVALCGDACMDCNAMRQVDPNYLTWILEGLADGVERNVVSVDPDVARSAEVALDRMLEL; this is encoded by the coding sequence ATGGAGACGACAGAAGTCGACAGCGAACTGAGCTTGTTCAAATACGGGAACCTCGAAGCGCTCCCGTCCGACTACCGCGACCTCTCGGAGACGGAACGCGGACAGCGGATCGCGGCGGCGCGCGAGGCGCTGGGCGACGACGTCCTCGTGCTCGGACACAACTACCAGCGCCGCGAGATCGTCGAGCACGCCGACCACGTCGGTGACTCCTATCAGTTGAGCGAGTACGCCGCCGAGTCCGACGCCGAGCACGTCGTCTTCTGCGGGGTGACGTTCATGGCGGAGAGCGCGGACCTCCTCACGGGCGCCGAGCAGACCGTCCACCTCCCCTCGATGGAGGCCTCGTGTCCGATGGCGGGGATGGCCGAAGCCCTCCAGGTCGACGCCGCGTGGGAGCGCATCGAGCGCGCGACCGAGGGCGACGTCGTCCCGGTCACCTACATGAACTCCTACGCCGACCTGAAGGCGTTCTGCGCCGAGCACGGCGGCCTCGTCTGCACGTCCTCGAACGCGGACGCCGCCTTCGAGTGGGCGCTCTCCCGGGGCGACACCGTGGTGTTCCTCCCGGACAAGCACCTCGGGCGGAACACCGCGAACGCGATGGGCCTCGACTCCGTCGTCGAGTTCGACCCGTGGGCCGACGAATCGAGCGGCGCCCTCGACGACGCCGACGTCGTCCTCTGGGACGGCTACTGCCAGGTCCACGAGCGCTTCACCGCCGACCACGTCGCGGCCGCCCGCGACGCCCACCCGGAGGCGACGGTGGTCGTCCATCCCGAGTGTCGCCCCGAGGTCGTCGCGGCCGCCGACGAGACGGGGAGCACGGCGACCATCACCGAAGCCGTCGCCGACGCCGGCCCCGAGGAGACGGTGGTAGTCGGCACCGAGATCCACCTCGTCGAGCACCTCGACCGCTGGCACGAGACGGACGTCGTCGCGCTCTGCGGTGACGCCTGCATGGACTGCAACGCGATGCGACAGGTCGACCCGAACTACCTCACGTGGATCCTCGAGGGCCTCGCGGACGGCGTCGAGCGAAACGTCGTCAGCGTCGACCCCGACGTCGCGCGCAGCGCCGAAGTCGCCCTCGACCGCATGCTCGAACTATGA